The following are encoded in a window of Rosa chinensis cultivar Old Blush chromosome 4, RchiOBHm-V2, whole genome shotgun sequence genomic DNA:
- the LOC112196685 gene encoding cleavage and polyadenylation specificity factor subunit 6 encodes MDPMAEEQIDYEEEEYGGAQKLQYQESGAIPALADEEPMVEDDEYDDLYNDVNVGEGFLQMHRPEAPHPPAGVGNGGLQAQKNNVPEVRVQAGVSQELKNPGFSVEGKYSSVPEQKDQPPVSKVPELGSQKGRVMEMTHDAQVRNMGFQGTATMPSNVGVDSSSDLTGKIANGPIPSMNSSTTGPPAVPQMPANQMNMKINVNRPMVNENQIRPPIENGSATLFVGELHWWTTDAELESVLSQFGRIKEIKFFDERASGKSKGYCQVDFYDPAAASACKEGMDGYVFNGRACVVAFASSQTLKQMGDSYVSKSQGQVQTQPQGRRPMNDGAGRGGNMNYQGGDTGRNFGRGNNWGRGGQGVLNRGPGGGGPGRGRGGAMGARNMVGNNAGVGTGANGGGYGQGLGGPGFGGPVGGMMNAPGMMGPGFDPTYMGRGGGYGGFPGPGFPGMLPQFPGVNAMGLAGVAPHVNPAFFGRGMATNGMGMMGSSGMEGHHAPMWNDPSMAGWTGEEQDRRTRESSYGGDDGASEYGNYGEATHEKSVRSSAAPRERERESERDWTGTSERRHRDEREQDWDRSEREHREPRYKEEKDSYRDHRRRERDVAYEDDRDRGHSSSRPRSRSKAMPEDDHRSRSRDMDYGKRRRLPSE; translated from the coding sequence ATGGATCCAATGGCCGAGGAGCAAATAGATTATGAAGAGGAGGAGTATGGAGGTGCTCAGAAGCTCCAATATCAGGAAAGTGGAGCCATACCTGCTCTTGCAGATGAAGAACCGATGGTAGAAGATGACGAGTATGACGATCTCTACAATGATGTTAATGTTGGAGAAGGTTTCCTGCAGATGCACCGACCTGAGGCACCACACCCACCTGCTGGTGTTGGCAATGGAGGACTCCAAGCTCAGAAAAATAATGTTCCTGAAGTAAGAGTTCAAGCTGGTGTTTCTCAGGAACTGAAAAATCCGGGATTTTCAGTTGAAGGAAAGTATTCTAGTGTTCCTGAACAGAAGGATCAGCCCCCAGTGTCTAAGGTGCCAGAACTAGGATCTCAAAAGGGGAGGGTTATGGAGATGACTCATGATGCTCAAGTCAGGAATATGGGTTTTCAGGGGACAGCAACTATGCCGTCCAATGTTGGTGTTGATTCTTCTTCAGATCTTACTGGGAAAATTGCCAATGGGCCTATTCCATCAATGAATTCTAGCACTACTGGTCCTCCAGCTGTTCCACAGATGCCGGCTAATCAAATGAATATGAAGATAAATGTTAATCGTCCAATGGTTAATGAAAACCAAATTCGTCCCCCAATTGAGAATGGTTCAGCCACGCTGTTTGTGGGAGAACTCCATTGGTGGACTACTGATGCTGAGCTGGAAAGTGTTTTGTCTCAGTTTGGGAGGATCAAGGAAATTAAGTTCTTTGATGAGAGAGCCAGTGGTAAATCCAAAGGTTATTGTCAGGTAGATTTTTATGATCCAGCGGCTGCCAGTGCATGCAAAGAGGGAATGGATGGTTATGTTTTTAATGGGAGAGCTTGTGTTGTCGCCTTTGCTTCTTCACAAACTTTAAAGCAGATGGGAGATTCTTATGTCAGCAAATCCCAAGGCCAGGTTCAGACTCAGCCCCAAGGAAGAAGGCCTATGAATGACGGTGCTGGGAGAGGGGGAAATATGAATTATCAAGGTGGAGACACAGGGAGAAATTTTGGAAGGGGTAATAATTGGGGACGAGGTGGACAGGGAGTACTCAACAGAGGTCCTGGTGGTGGAGGACCAGGGAGGGGACGAGGAGGGGCCATGGGTGCAAGGAACATGGTTGGAAACAATGCTGGGGTTGGAACTGGTGCTAATGGAGGAGGCTATGGACAGGGCCTTGGAGGTCCTGGATTTGGCGGTCCTGTTGGAGGTATGATGAATGCACCGGGTATGATGGGTCCTGGGTTTGATCCAACATATATGGGTCGAGGAGGTGGTTACGGAGGGTTTCCTGGTCCTGGTTTTCCTGGAATGCTTCCTCAATTTCCTGGTGTTAATGCAATGGGACTTGCTGGGGTTGCTCCTCACGTAAACCCAGCTTTCTTTGGCAGGGGAATGGCTACGAATGGGATGGGGATGATGGGTTCTTCTGGAATGGAGGGGCATCATGCCCCGATGTGGAATGATCCAAGCATGGCTGGGTGGACTGGAGAAGAACAGGATCGAAGAACTAGGGAATCAAGCTATGGTGGTGATGATGGTGCATCTGAGTATGGAAACTATGGGGAGGCAACTCATGAGAAATCAGTTAGGTCAAGTGCTGCCCCTAGGGAAAGGGAACGGGAATCTGAGCGTGACTGGACGGGAACCTCTGAGAGGAGGCATCGTGATGAAAGGGAACAAGACTGGGATAGGTCTGAGAGGGAGCACAGGGAGCCCAGGtacaaggaagaaaaagatAGTTACCGAGACCATAGGCGGAGGGAGCGTGACGTGGCCTATGAGGATGACCGGGACAGAGGACACTCTTCTTCAAGACCTCGCAGCAGGTCCAAGGCAATGCCAGAAGATGATCATCGTTCTCGATCAAGGGATATGGATTATGGGAAGAGGAGACGATTGCCATCTGAGTGA
- the LOC121052475 gene encoding cell wall / vacuolar inhibitor of fructosidase 1-like, whose product MKSIISVAVLICLFEVSFLPLTQCRVYLPTDANLIGQTCLQTPKPDLCVSSLESVPESSDTDIKGLALIMSDKVLKGKAQDALKEINELIKQTPISSNKALLACADYYGTIIEFHIEKQAHDGITGNQPRKAAQQAMDDTVYLVNECNNGLGSSPSSPLTVMGASVADIATITKAIVQILS is encoded by the coding sequence atgaaaagtaTAATATCTGTAGCAGTTCTCATATGCCTCTTTGAAGTTTCATTTCTTCCATTAACTCAGTGCAGGGTTTACCTACCAACGGATGCCAATCTCATTGGCCAGACATGCCTTCAAACCCCGAAACCCGATCTTTGTGTCTCTTCTCTTGAATCGGTCCCTGAGAGCTCCGATACAGACATCAAAGGCTTAGCTCTCATAATGTCCGACAAAGTACTCAAGGGCAAAGCACAGGATGCTCTGAAAGAAATCAACGAGCTGATTAAGCAGACACCTATATCGAGTAACAAAGCCTTACTTGCATGCGCAGACTACTATGGCACGATCATAGAATTTCATATCGAAAAACAAGCGCATGATGGAATTACTGGGAATCAGCCTAGGAAAGCTGCACAGCAAGCCATGGATGATACCGTCTATTTGGTCAATGAATGTAACAATGGTTTGGGTTCTTCACCTAGCTCTCCTCTAACAGTTATGGGCGCAAGCGTGGCTGATATTGCGACCATTACTAAAGCAATAGTGCAGATATTGTCGTGA
- the LOC112196026 gene encoding cleavage and polyadenylation specificity factor subunit 6, producing MAEEQINFEEEEYGGAQKLQYQGSGAISALADEEPMVEDDEYDDLYDDVNVGEGFLQMHRSEAPVPAGGVGNGGLQAQKTDVPELRVQAGASQEMKIPGVSVGGNYSSVPEQKVQPPVASVPETQVRHMGFQGSTTMPSNVGADSLEITAKFANEPLPSMNSGTTGPSAVTQLPANQMNMKVNLNRPMANENQIRPPIENGSATLFVGDLHWWTTDAELESVLSQFGRVKEIKFFDERASGKSKGYCQVDFYDPAAASACKEGMDGYVFNGRACVVAFATSQTLKQMGANYVNKSQGQVQTQPQGRRPMNDGAGRGGGMNFQGGDTGRNFGRGNWGRGGQGVPNRGPGGPGRGRGGAMGAKNMVGNNAGVGAGANGGGYGQGLAGPGFGGPVGGMMNAPGMMGPGFDPTYMGRGGGYGGFPGPGFPGMLPQFPGVNAMGLAGVAPHVNPAFFGRGMATNGMGMMGSSGMEGHHAPMWNDPSMGGWGGEEQDRRTRESSYGGDDGASEYGNYVEANHEKSAKSSAASRERERGSEREWTGTSERRHRDEREQDLDRSEREHREPRYKEEKDSYRDHRRRERDVGYDDDWDRGQSSSRPRSRSKAMPEDDHRSRSRDVDYGKRRRLPSE from the coding sequence ATGGCTGAGGAGCAGATAAATTTTGAAGAGGAGGAATATGGAGGTGCTCAGAAGCTCCAATATCAGGGAAGTGGAGCCATATCTGCTCTTGCAGATGAAGAACCGATGGTCGAAGATGATGAGTACGACGATCTATATGATGATGTTAATGTTGGAGAGGGTTTCCTGCAGATGCATCGATCTGAGGCACCAGTCCCTGCTGGTGGTGTTGGGAATGGAGGACTCCAAGCTCAGAAAACTGATGTTCCCGAACTAAGAGTTCAAGCCGGTGCTTCTCAGGAAATGAAAATTCCGGGGGTTTCAGTTGGAGGAAATTATTCTAGTGTTCCTGAACAGAAGGTTCAACCACCAGTCGCTAGCGTGCCTGAAACTCAAGTCAGGCATATGGGGTTTCAGGGGTCAACAACTATGCCCTCCAATGTTGGTGCTGATTCTTTGGAAATTACTGCAAAATTTGCTAACGAGCCTCTTCCATCAATGAATTCTGGCACCACTGGTCCTTCAGCTGTTACACAGTTGCCTGCTAATCAAATGAATATGAAGGTCAATCTTAATCGTCCAATGGCTAATGAAAACCAAATCCGTCCTCCAATTGAGAATGGTTCGGCCACGTTGTTTGTGGGAGATTTACATTGGTGGACAACTGATGCTGAACTGGAAAGTGTTTTATCTCAGTTTGGGAGGGTGAAGGAAATTAAGTTTTTTGATGAAAGAGCCAGCGGTAAATCCAAAGGTTATTGTCAGGTAGATTTTTATGATCCCGCGGCTGCCAGTGCATGCAAAGAGGGAATGGATGGTTATGTTTTCAATGGGAGAGCTTGTGTTGTGGCCTTTGCTACTTCACAAACTTTAAAGCAGATGGGAGCTAATTATGTGAACAAATCCCAAGGGCAGGTTCAAACTCAGCCCCAAGGGAGAAGGCCCATGAATGATGGTGCTGGGAGAGGGGGAGGCATGAATTTTCAAGGTGGAGACACGGGGAGAAATTTTGGGAGGGGTAATTGGGGGCGAGGTGGACAGGGAGTACCCAACAGAGGTCCTGGTGGACCAGGCCGGGGAAGAGGAGGGGCCATGGGTGCAAAGAACATGGTTGGGAATAATGCTGGGGTTGGAGCTGGTGCTAATGGAGGAGGCTATGGACAGGGCCTTGCAGGTCCTGGATTTGGCGGTCCTGTGGGAGGTATGATGAATGCACCTGGTATGATGGGTCCTGGGTTTGATCCAACATATATGGGTCGAGGAGGTGGTTACGGAGGGTTCCCTGGTCCTGGTTTTCCTGGAATGCTTCCTCAATTTCCTGGTGTTAATGCAATGGGACTTGCTGGGGTTGCTCCTCATGTAAACCCAGCTTTCTTTGGCAGGGGAATGGCAACGAATGGGATGGGGATGATGGGTTCTTCTGGAATGGAGGGGCATCATGCCCCTATGTGGAATGATCCAAGTATGGGTGGGTGGGGAGGAGAAGAACAGGATCGAAGAACTAGGGAATCAAGCTATGGGGGTGATGATGGTGCTTCTGAGTATGGAAACTATGTAGAGGCAAATCATGAGAAATCAGCTAAGTCAAGTGCTGCCTCAAGGGAAAGAGAACGGGGATCTGAGCGTGAGTGGACAGGAACCTCTGAGAGGAGGCATCGTGATGAGAGAGAACAAGACTTGGACAGGTCTGAAAGGGAGCACCGGGAGCCCAggtataaagaagaaaaagatagtTACAGAGATCATCGTCGAAGAGAGCGTGACGTGGGTTATGATGATGACTGGGACAGAGGACAATCTTCTTCAAGACCTCGCAGTAGGTCCAAAGCAATGCCGGAAGATGATCATCGTTCTCGATCAAGGGATGTGGATTATGGGAAGAGGAGACGATTGCCATCTGAGTGA
- the LOC112199618 gene encoding uncharacterized protein LOC112199618 yields MTNLAKLDFVAFDISGKNYLSWALDAEIHLEAQNLGPTIKEGNSASPQNKAKAMIFLRHHLHQGLKDEYLTVKDPLELWTGLADRFAHQKTVVLPRARYEWTHLRLQDYSSVIDYNSAMFRITSQMNLCGETVTQAMMLEKTFSTFHASNMVLQQQYRERGFTKYSDLISCLLVAEQNNELLMKNHQSRPTGSQPFPEANATFTSGYGNRRGGRHGKARNRGHRRGQGRQNGQARGGYNQQLGPRNNAKITKGNGQMIKPHKNEDNVCLRCGGKGHWARTCRVEDHLVALYKASLKKKHVETNYIDHSDPWDSSEPIDITPLDVSDFFANNGSNFDDMTSGGILDDY; encoded by the coding sequence ATGACgaatttggcaaaattggattttgTCGCCTTTGACATCTCTGGCAAGAATTACCTGTCTTGGGCCCTTGATGCAGAGATTCATCTCGAAGCCCAAAACCTTGGGCCTAcaatcaaggaaggaaactCAGCGTCCCCGCAGAATAAAGCTAAGGCTATGATTTTTCTGCGCCACCATCTCCATCAGGGATTGAAGGACGAGTACTTAACTGTCAAAGACCCACTTGAGCTATGGACAGGTTTGGCAGATAGGTTCGCTCACCAAAAGACTGTTGTGCTCCCTAGAGCACGTTATGAATGGACGCATCTGCGCCTTCAAGATTACAGTTCTGTGATAGATTATAATTCTGCCATGTTCAGGATCACCTCCCAAATGAATCTTTGTGGAGAAACTGTAACTCAGGCCATGATGCTTGAAAAGACCTTCTCCACTTTTCATGCCTCCAATATGGTCTTACAGCAGCAATACAGAGAAAGAGGATTCACCAAATATTCTGATCTCATCTCTTGTCTTCTGGTGGCTGAGCAAAACAATGAGCTCTTAATGAAGAACCATCAGTCTCGCCCTACAGGATCACAACCATTCCCTGAAGCGAATGCTACTTTTACTAGTGGTTATGGCAATAGACGTGGTGGAAGGCATGGCAAAGCCCGTAACCGTGGTCATAGACGTGGTCAGGGTCGACAAAATGGCCAAGCTCGTGGGGGCTACAACCAGCAGTTGGGCCCAAGGAACAATGCCAAGATTACTAAAGGAAATGGTCAGATGATCAAACCTCATAAAAATGAAGACAATGTTTGTCTTAGATGTGGTGGTAAAGGCCATTGGGCTCGCACCTGTCGTGTAGAAGACCATTTGGTGGCCCTCTACAAAGCTTCCttgaaaaagaaacatgtgGAGACAAACTACATTGACCACTCTGACCCTTGGGATTCATCTGAGCCTATAGACATTACTCCGCTCGATGTCTCAGATTTTTTTGCGAACAATGGAAGCAATTTTGATGATATGACCAGTGGTGGAATTCTTGACGACTACTAG
- the LOC112198053 gene encoding actin-related protein 3 isoform X3, with amino-acid sequence MDPASRPAVVIDNGTGFVFDRYTKMGFAGNVEPCYIVPTVVAVNESFLNQSRSTSKASWIAQHNAGVMADLDFFIGDEALEKSRSSSTYNLSYPISHGQVDNWDSMERFWQQCIFNYLRCDPEDHYFLLTESPLTAPESREYTGEIMFETFNVPGLYIAVNSVLALAAGYTTSKCEMTGVVVDVGDGASHVVPVAEGYVIGSSIKSVPIAGRDVTLFVQQLMRERGENVPPEDSFDVARKVKEMYCYTSSDIVKEFNKHDKEPSKYIKQWKGIKPKTGAPYTCDIGYERFLGPEVFFNPEIYSSDFTTPLPVVIDKCIQSAPIDTRRSLYKFQLAFISSSVPISGA; translated from the exons atggaCCCTGCCTCTCGCCCCGCAGTCGTCATTGACAACGGCACCGG CTTCGTTTTTGATAGGTATACTAAGATGGGGTTCGCCGGAAACGTCGAGCCGTGTTACATTGTCCCCACTGTAGTTGCTGTCAACGAATCGTTTCTGAACCAATCGAGAAGCACCTCCAAGGCGAGCTGGATAGCGCAGCACAATGCCGGTGTGATGGCTGATCTTGATTTCTTCATAGGGGATGAGGCTTTGGAGAAGTCTCGATCCAGCTCTACTTATAATTTGAGCTATCCGATCAGTCATGGGCAGGTGGACAATTGGGATTCAATGGAGCGCTTTTGGCAGCAGTGTATATTTAACTATTTGCGTTGTGATCCTGAAGATCATTACTTTCTTTTGACTGAGAGCCCGCTTACTGCCCCGGAGAGCCGGGAGTACACCGGCGAAATTATGTTTGAGACTTTCAATGTTCCTGGCCTTTACATTGCTGTGAATTCGGTACTTGCTCTCGCAGCTGGCTACACTACCTCTAAG TGTGAGATGACAGGTGTTGTAGTAGATGTTGGAGATGGGGCAAGTCATGTTGTTCCTGTTGCAGAAGGTTATGTGATTGGGAGCAGCATCAAGTCAGTTCCGATTGCCGGGAGAGATGTCACTCTCTTTGTTCAACAGCTTATGCGG GAAAGAGGAGAGAACGTGCCACCAGAAGACTCCTTTGATGTAGCTCGCAAAGTGAAGGAAATGTATTGCTATACTAGTTCTGACATTGTCAAG GAGTTCAATAAGCACGATAAAGAACCATCCAAATATATTAAGCAATGGAAAGGCATTAAACCAAAGACAGGGGCACCCTACACTTGTGATATTGGCTATGAACGATTTCTCGGACCAGAG GTATTTTTTAATCCTGAGATTTATAGCAGCGATTTCACGACTCCATTACCAGTTGTAATTGACAAGTGTATTCAGTCCGCCCCAATTGACACCAGGAGGTCTTTGTATAAG TTCCAGTTGGCATTTATCTCCTCCTCTGTGCCCATTTCTGGTGCTTGA
- the LOC112198053 gene encoding actin-related protein 3 isoform X2, producing MDPASRPAVVIDNGTGYTKMGFAGNVEPCYIVPTVVAVNESFLNQSRSTSKASWIAQHNAGVMADLDFFIGDEALEKSRSSSTYNLSYPISHGQVDNWDSMERFWQQCIFNYLRCDPEDHYFLLTESPLTAPESREYTGEIMFETFNVPGLYIAVNSVLALAAGYTTSKCEMTGVVVDVGDGASHVVPVAEGYVIGSSIKSVPIAGRDVTLFVQQLMRERGENVPPEDSFDVARKVKEMYCYTSSDIVKEFNKHDKEPSKYIKQWKGIKPKTGAPYTCDIGYERFLGPEVFFNPEIYSSDFTTPLPVVIDKCIQSAPIDTRRSLYKNIVLSGGSTMFKDFHRRLQRDIKKIVDARLRASEARVGGELKSHPVEVNVVSHPIQRYAVWFGGSVLASTPEFFGACHTKAEYEEYGASICRTNPVFKGMY from the exons atggaCCCTGCCTCTCGCCCCGCAGTCGTCATTGACAACGGCACCGG GTATACTAAGATGGGGTTCGCCGGAAACGTCGAGCCGTGTTACATTGTCCCCACTGTAGTTGCTGTCAACGAATCGTTTCTGAACCAATCGAGAAGCACCTCCAAGGCGAGCTGGATAGCGCAGCACAATGCCGGTGTGATGGCTGATCTTGATTTCTTCATAGGGGATGAGGCTTTGGAGAAGTCTCGATCCAGCTCTACTTATAATTTGAGCTATCCGATCAGTCATGGGCAGGTGGACAATTGGGATTCAATGGAGCGCTTTTGGCAGCAGTGTATATTTAACTATTTGCGTTGTGATCCTGAAGATCATTACTTTCTTTTGACTGAGAGCCCGCTTACTGCCCCGGAGAGCCGGGAGTACACCGGCGAAATTATGTTTGAGACTTTCAATGTTCCTGGCCTTTACATTGCTGTGAATTCGGTACTTGCTCTCGCAGCTGGCTACACTACCTCTAAG TGTGAGATGACAGGTGTTGTAGTAGATGTTGGAGATGGGGCAAGTCATGTTGTTCCTGTTGCAGAAGGTTATGTGATTGGGAGCAGCATCAAGTCAGTTCCGATTGCCGGGAGAGATGTCACTCTCTTTGTTCAACAGCTTATGCGG GAAAGAGGAGAGAACGTGCCACCAGAAGACTCCTTTGATGTAGCTCGCAAAGTGAAGGAAATGTATTGCTATACTAGTTCTGACATTGTCAAG GAGTTCAATAAGCACGATAAAGAACCATCCAAATATATTAAGCAATGGAAAGGCATTAAACCAAAGACAGGGGCACCCTACACTTGTGATATTGGCTATGAACGATTTCTCGGACCAGAG GTATTTTTTAATCCTGAGATTTATAGCAGCGATTTCACGACTCCATTACCAGTTGTAATTGACAAGTGTATTCAGTCCGCCCCAATTGACACCAGGAGGTCTTTGTATAAG AATATCGTGTTGTCTGGAGGTTCAACGATGTTCAAGGACTTCCATAGAAGGCTGCAACGAGATATAAAGAAGATTGTGGATGCCCGGCTTCGTGCATCTGAAGCTCGAGTCGGTGGAGAACTAAAA TCACATCCAGTGGAAGTAAATGTGGTAAGCCATCCCATCCAGAGATATGCAGTTTGGTTTGGAGGCTCCGTACTTGCATCCACGCCTGAATTCTTTGGG GCTTGCCATACTAAAGCAGAGTATGAGGAATATGGGGCAAGCATCTGTAGAACAAATCCTGTTTTCAAGGGGATGTACTGA
- the LOC112198053 gene encoding actin-related protein 3 isoform X1 — protein sequence MDPASRPAVVIDNGTGFVFDRYTKMGFAGNVEPCYIVPTVVAVNESFLNQSRSTSKASWIAQHNAGVMADLDFFIGDEALEKSRSSSTYNLSYPISHGQVDNWDSMERFWQQCIFNYLRCDPEDHYFLLTESPLTAPESREYTGEIMFETFNVPGLYIAVNSVLALAAGYTTSKCEMTGVVVDVGDGASHVVPVAEGYVIGSSIKSVPIAGRDVTLFVQQLMRERGENVPPEDSFDVARKVKEMYCYTSSDIVKEFNKHDKEPSKYIKQWKGIKPKTGAPYTCDIGYERFLGPEVFFNPEIYSSDFTTPLPVVIDKCIQSAPIDTRRSLYKNIVLSGGSTMFKDFHRRLQRDIKKIVDARLRASEARVGGELKSHPVEVNVVSHPIQRYAVWFGGSVLASTPEFFGACHTKAEYEEYGASICRTNPVFKGMY from the exons atggaCCCTGCCTCTCGCCCCGCAGTCGTCATTGACAACGGCACCGG CTTCGTTTTTGATAGGTATACTAAGATGGGGTTCGCCGGAAACGTCGAGCCGTGTTACATTGTCCCCACTGTAGTTGCTGTCAACGAATCGTTTCTGAACCAATCGAGAAGCACCTCCAAGGCGAGCTGGATAGCGCAGCACAATGCCGGTGTGATGGCTGATCTTGATTTCTTCATAGGGGATGAGGCTTTGGAGAAGTCTCGATCCAGCTCTACTTATAATTTGAGCTATCCGATCAGTCATGGGCAGGTGGACAATTGGGATTCAATGGAGCGCTTTTGGCAGCAGTGTATATTTAACTATTTGCGTTGTGATCCTGAAGATCATTACTTTCTTTTGACTGAGAGCCCGCTTACTGCCCCGGAGAGCCGGGAGTACACCGGCGAAATTATGTTTGAGACTTTCAATGTTCCTGGCCTTTACATTGCTGTGAATTCGGTACTTGCTCTCGCAGCTGGCTACACTACCTCTAAG TGTGAGATGACAGGTGTTGTAGTAGATGTTGGAGATGGGGCAAGTCATGTTGTTCCTGTTGCAGAAGGTTATGTGATTGGGAGCAGCATCAAGTCAGTTCCGATTGCCGGGAGAGATGTCACTCTCTTTGTTCAACAGCTTATGCGG GAAAGAGGAGAGAACGTGCCACCAGAAGACTCCTTTGATGTAGCTCGCAAAGTGAAGGAAATGTATTGCTATACTAGTTCTGACATTGTCAAG GAGTTCAATAAGCACGATAAAGAACCATCCAAATATATTAAGCAATGGAAAGGCATTAAACCAAAGACAGGGGCACCCTACACTTGTGATATTGGCTATGAACGATTTCTCGGACCAGAG GTATTTTTTAATCCTGAGATTTATAGCAGCGATTTCACGACTCCATTACCAGTTGTAATTGACAAGTGTATTCAGTCCGCCCCAATTGACACCAGGAGGTCTTTGTATAAG AATATCGTGTTGTCTGGAGGTTCAACGATGTTCAAGGACTTCCATAGAAGGCTGCAACGAGATATAAAGAAGATTGTGGATGCCCGGCTTCGTGCATCTGAAGCTCGAGTCGGTGGAGAACTAAAA TCACATCCAGTGGAAGTAAATGTGGTAAGCCATCCCATCCAGAGATATGCAGTTTGGTTTGGAGGCTCCGTACTTGCATCCACGCCTGAATTCTTTGGG GCTTGCCATACTAAAGCAGAGTATGAGGAATATGGGGCAAGCATCTGTAGAACAAATCCTGTTTTCAAGGGGATGTACTGA